The following are encoded in a window of Haloprofundus salilacus genomic DNA:
- a CDS encoding sugar phosphate isomerase/epimerase family protein encodes MQTAINLFTLSDFEKTHTLSDVLELCADAGYDGVEFLHRFPEADLESVKRTLESSGLTVPGAHLGPFISLDEQPAELERTIEMYAAVDCGALAISVGDQTYFETANRIAETARKLESLAETAADYDIDFLYHNHHWEFQPLSGTDTVIFDVLMAELDDSVGVELDVGWVAAGGDDPVERIELLGDRLEILHVKDVDIAEKRSVEVGEGGVDLASCVDAALAAGVDWFVYEHDEPDDPLTSLETGARFITDL; translated from the coding sequence ATGCAAACGGCAATCAATCTGTTTACCCTCAGCGATTTCGAGAAGACACATACGCTGTCAGACGTACTCGAGCTGTGTGCAGACGCAGGATACGACGGCGTCGAATTTCTCCATCGGTTCCCGGAAGCCGACTTGGAGAGTGTCAAGCGAACACTGGAATCGAGTGGTCTAACGGTTCCTGGTGCACATCTCGGTCCGTTCATCAGCTTGGACGAACAGCCTGCCGAACTCGAACGAACCATCGAAATGTACGCGGCCGTCGACTGTGGCGCCCTGGCGATTTCCGTCGGCGATCAGACGTACTTTGAGACAGCCAACCGCATTGCAGAAACGGCCCGAAAACTAGAGTCACTCGCCGAAACAGCTGCAGATTACGACATCGACTTTCTCTATCACAACCATCACTGGGAGTTTCAGCCCCTCTCGGGGACCGACACGGTGATCTTCGACGTGCTGATGGCAGAACTCGACGACTCCGTCGGTGTCGAACTCGACGTCGGTTGGGTCGCCGCAGGTGGCGATGACCCGGTCGAGCGAATCGAGTTACTAGGCGATCGGCTCGAAATTCTCCACGTCAAGGACGTCGATATAGCGGAGAAACGGTCTGTCGAGGTCGGGGAGGGTGGCGTCGATCTCGCTTCGTGTGTCGACGCAGCCCTAGCAGCGGGTGTCGATTGGTTCGTCTACGAGCACGACGAACCGGACGACCCGCTCACGTCCCTCGAAACCGGTGCTAGATTCATCACTGATCTCTAG
- a CDS encoding FAD-dependent oxidoreductase — translation MQRYDVVVTGATPAGIGAAVHAARSDLDTLLIAYNNHLGGMMASGLGMTDTLLHPSKGRSPVLDEFFERVATHYREEYGPDSAQYRTCNDGLVFEPHVAEGAFDALVDAEETLDIDREWHPVAAGRSERTVSDVTFVASHDDQMMTVSAETFVDATYEGDLAATAGVPYRVGREAREEYGERFAGTVFTNADDVTTIGAGSTGEGDDAVQSYNYRICLSSDPDNMCHPEKPDGYDRREYLWVLHDLKQMRDLLNERGIEDPMAFGLSNRSAPELATAMRRWYDRDEPPVAVDDDDRWVPLAHDVYRGSDPVEDELLPLPAQTRLLDRTPEGLAGDIYLEQEGEEFVWGNLPNNKRDMNACDLVGESHAYPEADWETRREIAQQHLNYAIGFIYFLQNDDAVPERAQREARQWGLATDEFEDNDNKPFQLYVREARRIEGRETFTEHDAFLAEQLDRAPVNDGSVAIAEFPLDPHDVKAVRRTGTASDGRFFLTESTVPSQIDYGTLLPEGLDNLLVPVALSASHVGFQTVRLEPTWFQLGEAAGVAAARALRTDTLPGTLDPVDLQCELAEAGTMLTYFADADSTADEPWAAAVQVLGAKGFFDGYAARPDDPIDAATADVWAAATNDLVSGDGDATERARQLPTPEERSVAEPVSSENFLAALAAELEADIDPAAAASEVGVPDEVTLSRGEAARIVYELVAGNRGIDI, via the coding sequence ATGCAACGGTACGACGTTGTCGTGACCGGAGCGACACCTGCGGGCATCGGTGCAGCGGTCCACGCTGCTCGGTCAGATCTCGACACGCTCCTGATTGCGTACAACAATCATCTCGGTGGTATGATGGCGAGTGGACTTGGGATGACCGACACACTTTTGCACCCTAGCAAGGGCCGATCACCAGTTCTCGACGAGTTCTTCGAGCGTGTCGCAACACATTACCGAGAAGAGTACGGACCCGATTCGGCCCAGTATCGGACCTGTAACGACGGTCTTGTTTTCGAGCCCCATGTTGCAGAAGGGGCATTCGACGCCCTCGTCGACGCAGAAGAGACGCTCGACATCGACCGCGAGTGGCACCCCGTTGCCGCAGGACGCTCTGAGCGGACTGTCTCGGATGTCACATTCGTCGCCTCTCACGACGATCAGATGATGACAGTGAGCGCCGAGACCTTCGTCGACGCGACCTATGAGGGCGATCTGGCTGCGACAGCGGGGGTTCCCTATCGGGTCGGCCGTGAGGCTCGCGAGGAGTACGGCGAACGCTTCGCCGGTACTGTGTTCACGAACGCCGACGACGTAACGACGATCGGAGCCGGCAGCACGGGCGAGGGCGACGACGCCGTCCAATCGTACAACTACCGCATCTGTCTGAGTAGCGACCCGGACAACATGTGCCACCCGGAGAAACCCGATGGCTACGACCGACGGGAATACCTCTGGGTACTGCACGACCTCAAGCAGATGCGCGATCTGCTCAACGAACGGGGCATCGAAGACCCCATGGCGTTCGGACTCTCGAATCGATCAGCCCCGGAACTCGCAACTGCCATGCGGCGCTGGTACGACCGAGATGAACCCCCCGTCGCCGTCGACGACGACGACCGCTGGGTCCCGCTGGCGCACGATGTGTATCGGGGCTCCGATCCGGTCGAAGACGAACTACTGCCGTTGCCGGCCCAGACGCGCCTGCTGGACCGAACCCCCGAAGGGCTCGCGGGTGACATCTACCTTGAACAGGAGGGCGAGGAGTTCGTTTGGGGGAACCTGCCCAACAACAAGCGAGACATGAATGCATGCGACCTCGTCGGTGAATCTCACGCCTACCCCGAAGCCGACTGGGAGACGCGCCGCGAAATCGCCCAGCAACACCTCAATTACGCTATCGGCTTCATCTACTTCCTCCAGAACGACGACGCAGTTCCGGAACGCGCGCAGCGTGAGGCTCGGCAGTGGGGGCTCGCGACCGACGAGTTCGAGGATAACGACAATAAGCCGTTCCAGCTCTACGTCCGCGAAGCCCGCCGTATCGAGGGGCGTGAGACATTCACAGAACACGACGCCTTCCTCGCCGAGCAGCTCGACCGCGCGCCGGTCAATGACGGGTCGGTCGCCATCGCCGAGTTCCCGCTCGACCCCCACGACGTGAAGGCGGTCCGACGCACCGGGACCGCCTCGGACGGGCGGTTTTTCCTGACCGAGTCGACTGTCCCCTCCCAGATCGACTACGGGACGTTGCTTCCTGAGGGGCTCGACAATCTGCTGGTGCCGGTCGCGCTGTCGGCCAGCCACGTCGGATTCCAGACGGTTCGGCTCGAACCGACGTGGTTCCAACTCGGCGAGGCCGCCGGCGTCGCCGCCGCCCGTGCGCTTCGGACGGACACACTCCCTGGGACGCTCGACCCCGTCGACCTCCAATGTGAACTGGCCGAAGCCGGGACAATGCTCACCTACTTCGCAGACGCCGATTCGACTGCCGACGAGCCATGGGCAGCGGCCGTTCAGGTCCTTGGCGCGAAGGGCTTCTTCGACGGTTACGCGGCCCGTCCCGACGACCCAATCGACGCTGCGACGGCCGACGTGTGGGCCGCAGCGACCAATGACCTCGTTTCCGGTGATGGTGATGCGACGGAACGAGCCCGCCAACTGCCAACTCCTGAAGAGCGATCTGTCGCTGAACCGGTCAGCAGCGAGAATTTCCTCGCGGCGCTCGCGGCCGAACTCGAAGCGGACATCGATCCGGCGGCTGCTGCGTCAGAGGTAGGAGTCCCTGACGAAGTGACGCTCTCACGCGGCGAAGCCGCCCGGATCGTCTACGAACTTGTGGCCGGCAACCGTGGTATCGACATCTGA